In the Acidimicrobiales bacterium genome, one interval contains:
- a CDS encoding protein phosphatase 2C domain-containing protein — protein sequence MTTSTGADACPACGEPAVGAASWCEACGADLDGPAPSPPCADCGAPGEGIVDGYCGSCGARQPGEHDHVVVDLGWVAAVTHKGSRRAGNEDAFSVTDANGTAVIAVCDGVGSTDSPAAAARAAATAASDALSDDLRAVAVVADVDLTKAAAAAQHQVIAITQADPPRAGDLPPSATLVVAVARADSDGVSGVVGWLGDSRAYWVGAEALRLTADHVYDGPPGDEQSGSITRWLGLDAADVTPSSVDFRAQAPGLLIVCTDGLWRYLDEPQALAATVARLRTDNPQPVQLAQALVDYANSSGGHDNITVAIAEFGPNPGGDAT from the coding sequence TTGACCACTTCGACCGGTGCCGACGCCTGCCCTGCATGTGGCGAGCCCGCTGTTGGGGCTGCGTCGTGGTGCGAGGCGTGCGGGGCCGATCTAGACGGGCCTGCGCCGTCACCGCCATGTGCCGATTGTGGTGCGCCGGGCGAAGGCATCGTCGACGGTTATTGCGGTTCGTGCGGCGCCAGACAGCCCGGCGAGCACGATCACGTGGTGGTCGACCTCGGCTGGGTTGCCGCGGTCACCCACAAGGGGTCCAGGCGCGCGGGCAACGAGGACGCGTTCTCGGTCACCGATGCAAACGGCACTGCGGTGATAGCCGTGTGCGATGGGGTGGGCAGTACAGACTCGCCGGCCGCTGCGGCCAGGGCTGCGGCCACCGCGGCCAGCGACGCGTTGTCCGACGACTTGCGTGCGGTGGCGGTCGTCGCCGATGTCGACCTCACCAAGGCAGCGGCGGCGGCCCAGCACCAGGTGATAGCCATCACCCAGGCCGATCCGCCCCGGGCGGGAGACCTTCCGCCCTCCGCCACCCTGGTGGTCGCCGTCGCTCGTGCCGACTCAGACGGTGTTTCGGGAGTGGTCGGCTGGCTGGGCGACAGCCGCGCCTACTGGGTGGGTGCCGAGGCGCTGCGCCTGACCGCTGACCACGTGTACGACGGTCCACCGGGTGACGAACAGTCGGGTTCTATCACCCGCTGGCTGGGCCTCGACGCCGCCGATGTCACCCCATCCAGCGTCGACTTTCGCGCTCAGGCGCCGGGCTTGCTCATCGTGTGCACCGACGGGTTGTGGCGCTATCTGGACGAACCCCAGGCGCTGGCGGCCACCGTCGCCCGGTTGCGAACCGACAACCCCCAACCGGTTCAGCTGGCACAGGCCCTGGTCGATTACGCAAACAGCAGCGGCGGACATGACAACATCACCGTTGCGATCGCCGAGTTCGGGCCCAATCCCGGAGGAGACGCCACATGA